From one Lolium rigidum isolate FL_2022 chromosome 4, APGP_CSIRO_Lrig_0.1, whole genome shotgun sequence genomic stretch:
- the LOC124649347 gene encoding probable aquaporin TIP4-1: MATKHVDSFDEHEVVDAGCVRAVLGELVLTFLFVFTGVAAAMAAGVPEVPGAAMPIASLAGVALAQALAAGVLVTAGFHVSGGHLNPAVTLALLARGHITAFRSVLYVAAQLLASSLACILLRYLTGGQATPVHSLGAGMGPMQGLVMEVILTFSLLFVVYATILDPRTTVPGYGPMLTGLIVGANTLAGGNFSGASMNPARSFGPALATGVWTNHWIYWVGPLVGGPLAGFVYESVFMVKKTHEPLLGWDF, from the exons ATGGCCACCAAGCACGTGGACTCGTTCGACGAGCACGAGGTCGTCGACGCCGGCTGCGTCCGCGCCGTGCTGGGGGAGCTGGTCCTCACCTTCCTCTTCGTCTTCACCGGAGTCGCCGCAGCCATGGCAGCCG GGGTGCCCGAGGTCCCGGGCGCGGCTATGCCGATTGCGTCGCTGGCCGGGGTGGCGCTCGCGCAGGCGCTGGCAGCGGGCGTGCTGGTGACGGCGGGGTTCCACGTCTCCGGCGGGCACCTGAACCCGGCGGTCACGCTGGCGCTGCTGGCTCGCGGGCACATAACGGCCTTCAGGTCCGTGCTGTACGTGGCGGCCCAGCTGCTGGCCTCCTCCCTCGCCTGCATCCTCCTGCGGTACCTCACCGGTGGCCAG GCTACTCCGGTGCACAGCCTAGGCGCAGGCATGGGCCCGATGCAAGGCTTGGTCATGGAGGTCATCCTCACCTTCTCCCTCCTGTTCGTCGTCTACGCAACCATCCTCGACCCGCGGACCACCGTGCCGGGGTACGGGCCGATGCTCACCGGCCTCATCGTCGGTGCAAACACCCTCGCCGGCGGCAACTTCTCCGGCGCATCCATGAACCCCGCTCGGTCCTTCGGGCCCGCGTTGGCCACCGGGGTGTGGACCAACCACTGGATCTACTGGGTCGGCCCGCTGGTCGGTGGCCCCCTTGCCGGGTTCGTCTACGAGTCGGTGTTCATGGTCAAGAAGACGCACGAGCCTCTGCTCGGATGGGACTTCTAG